CGCCGCCCTGCCCCGCCGTCTCCAGCTGGACGGTCATCACGTCCATCTCTCCCTGGCGGTCGGCGATGACGCGGGCGCGCGACACGTCCCCATGCCGCGCGACCAAGGCCGCGACCTGTTCGGGGCGCACGAACATGCCCTTGATCTTGGTGGTCTGATCCGCGCGGCCCATCCACCCCTTGATGCGCATGTTGGTGCGACCACAAGGGCTGGTGCCCGCCATCACCGCCGACAGATCGCCCGTGGCGAAGCGCACCAGCGGATAGTCGGGGTTCAGCGTGGTCACCAGGACCTCTCCGACCTCGCCCTCAGGGACCGGATCGCCGGTGCCGGGGCGCACGATCTCGACGATCACGCCCTCATCGACGATCATCCCCTCCAGCGCCTCGCTCTCATAGGCGATATTGCCCAGATCGGCGGTCGCATAGCATTGCCGCGTCACGATCCCCCGATCCGCATAGAGCGCGCGCAGCGACGGGAACAGCGCGCCGCCGCCCACCACCGCCTTGGTGAAGGACAAGACCTCGCCCATCTCGTCGGCGCGGTCCAGGATCACCTTGAGGAAATCGGGCGTGCCCGCATAGCAGGTCGTGCCGATGTCGACCGCCGCGCGGACCTGCAATTCGGTCTGGCCGGTGCCCGCGGGCAGAACGGCGGCATCCACCGCCCGCGCGCCCGATTCGAACATCATCCCCGCAGGCGTCAGGTGATAGCCGAAACAGTTCTGCACGATATCCCCGCGCCCCACGCCCGAGGCATGCAGGAACCGCCCCAACCGCCACCAGTCGCCGTCCCGCCGCCCGGGCTCGTAGATCGGGCCGGGGCTCTGGAAGACATGGTCGAACTCGGCGGCAAGGCGCGTGGTGAATCCCCCGAAGGGCGGCGATTTCCGCTGCGCCTCGGACAGCTCGGCCTTGCGGATCACCGGCAGTCGGGCCAGCGCGGCACGGTCGGTCACGGATGCCGGGTCCACATCGCGCAAAAGGCGTGCCAGCGCGGGCGCGGTGCGGGCGCGTGACAGCGCCTGCGGCAGGGCCTGGGCCAAGGCATCCTCGCGCTGGCCCGGATCGCGCGTTTCCAGTTCGTCGTAATATCCCATGATGACCCCCTCAGGCCAGCCAGCGCTTGCGCCGGCGATAGCTGCGCACGTCGCGGAAGGATTTGCGTCCCTCATCCGACATGCCCAGATAGAATTCCTTGACGTCCGGGTTCTCGCGCAGCTGGGCTGCCGGACCCTCCATCACCACGCGGCCATTCTCCAGGATATAGCCCTGATGGGCATAGCGCAGCGCGACATTGGTGTTCTGCTCGGCCAGAAGGAAGGTGACGCCCTCGCCTTCGTTCACGGCCTTGACGATCTGGAAGATCTGCTCGACCAGCTGCGGGGCCAGGCCCATCGACGGCTCGTCCAGCAGGATCATTTGCGGGCGCGACATCAGCGCGCGCCCCATCGCGGTCATCTGCTGCTCGCCGCCCGAGGTGTATCCGGCCTGGCTCTTGCGCCGCTCGCGCAGGCGCGGGAAATAGTCATAGACCATCTCCAGGTCGCGCTTGATCGCGGCGGCCCCGTCGCGGCGGGTGTAGGCGCCGGTCAGCAGGTTCTCCTCGACCGTCAGATGCTCGAAGCAGTGGCGGCCCTCCATCACCTGGATGACGCCGCGGCGGACCAGGGCGGCCGGGTCCAGCGCGGTGATCGCCTCGCCCCGATAGGTGATGGAGCCCTTGGTCACCTCGCCCCGTTCGCTGGCCAGCAGGTTCGAGATCGCCTTCAGCGTCGTCGTCTTACCCGCCCCGTTGCCGCCCAGCAGAGCGGTGATGCCGCCCTTGGGGACGGTCAGGCTGACGCCCTTCAGGACCAGGATGACGTGGTTGTAGATCACCTCGATATTGTTGACGTCCAGCAGCGTCTCGGTCCGGGTCTCGGCGTCGAACATGGCGGTCTCCTCTGGGGTCTGGGCCGGCGGCGGAGGACCGCCGCCGGCAGCATCGGGTCACTCGCAGCGCGTCTGGATGCCCGCCTCGGCGGCATAGTTCGCGCTGTCCTCGGCGATCAGCGGGTCGAGGATCTCGGCATCGGGCTCGATGAAGTCGGTGATCAGCGACCAGCTGGCCTCGGAGGCGCTCCACTGCTGCACGCGGGCCAGGCCGTCGCCGCCGTGGTTCTCGCAGGACAGCGCGATGGGCGCGCCGAAATCGGGCAGGCCCAGCTCGGCCATGCGCTCGGCGGTGATCTCCAGCGCCTCGAAGCCGTCGCGCATCTGCGCGGGCGTGATCTCGGATGTGCCGGCCAGCTCCTGCGCCTTGGCGATGGCCTCGGCGATGACCAGCGCGGAATAGGCGCCGCGCGAATAGAGCACGCTGCCCGCCTGATCGCCCGCACCCGCGGCCTTGCCCGCGTCATAGACATATTGCTGCAGGTCGTCATAGAGCGGATAGTCGCGCCCCACCCCGTGGAAGGTCAGCGCCTTGTAGCCATCCGCCCCGGCCCCCGCCGCGCGCACGTCGTTCTCCGATCCCGACCACCAGATGCCGATGAACTTGTCCATCGGAAAGCGGATGTTCACGGCCTCCTGGATGGCGACCTGGTTCATCACGCCCCAGGCATACATGATCACGTAATCAGGCCGGTCGCGGCGGATCTGCAGCCATTGGGATTTCTGTTCCTGGCCCGGCGCATCGACCGGCAGCAGGCTGAGTTCGAACCCATGCTTCTGGGACAGCTCCTCCAAGGTGCGGATCGGCTCCTTGCCATAGGCGCTGTTGTGATAGACCAGCGCGATCTTCTTGCCGGACAGATCGCCCCCCTCCTGGTCCAGGATGTGCTTGACCGCGACCGAGGCCCCGTCCCAGTAGTTCGCGGGCGCGTTGAACACCCATTCAAAGACCGCGCCGTTCTTGGCCGAGGTCCGCCCGTAGCCCGGCGTGTACAGCGGGATGCCGTCCTGCGTGATCCGCGGGATCAGCTGATAGGTGATCCCGGTGGAGAGCGGGTTCAGCACCAGCGGGCTTTGTCCGCGCAGCGATTCATAGCACTCGACGCCCTTTTCGGTGTTATAGGCGGTCTCGCATTCGGGGACCTGCACCAGCTGGCCGCCGATGCCGCCGTCCCGCTCGTTCAGCAGCGTGAAGTAGTCGGCGAAGCCATCGGCATAGGGGATGCCGTTCGCGGCATAGGGCCCGGTCCGATAGGACATGTTGGGCACGATCAGGTCGGCCAAGGCCGGGCTTGCGACCATCATCGTGGTGGCCAGGGCGGCAAGGGTCAGTTTCATTGCGGGGTCTCCTCCCAGAGATGCGATGCCGGTTGCCCGGTTCTTCGGTTAGTGCGGAAACGGCCAGAGCCGCAGCTTGTCCTTGGCCAGGCGCCACAGGCGCGCCAGGCCGTGCGGCTCGACGATCAGGAAGGTCACGATCAGGGCGCCCACGATCATCAGCTCGATATGGGCGGCCAGATCGGTGGGCCAGCCCATGCTGCCGACCAGGAAGTTCTTCAGCAGGACCGGCATCAGCACCATGAAGGCCGCACCGGCAAAGCTGCCGAAGATGCTGCCGAGGCCGCCGATGATGATCATGAACAGCACCAGAAAGCTCTTGTTGATGCCGAAGGCCTCGCCGACCTCGGCCGCGCCCAGATAGACCGCGAAGAGAAGCGCGCCCGCGACGCCCACGAAGAAGCTGGAGACCGCAAAGGCCGAGAGTTTCGCGCGCAGCGGGTTCACGCCGATGATCTCGGCCGCGATGTCCATGTCGCGGATGGCCATCCATTTGCGCCCCAGGCTGCCGCGGGTCAGGTTGCGCGCGACCCAGGCCAGCACGAAGGCGAAGACCAGGCAGATCAGGTATTTCGCGGGCGCGCTGGCGGCGGGGCCGGTCACGGCCTGGTCGAAGACCGTGCGCGTCGGCGCGGTGATCTGGCCCGAGGCGGAATAGTTGTAGAACCACGGCACCTTGTTGAACAGCCAGACCAGGAAGAACTGCGCGGCCAGGGTGGCCACGGCCAGGTAGAAGCCCTTGATCCGCAGGCTGGGCAGGCCGAAGAGCACGCCGACCGCGGCGGTGATGCCCCCCG
Above is a genomic segment from Paracoccus aestuarii containing:
- a CDS encoding branched-chain amino acid ABC transporter permease, with amino-acid sequence MIYREAGDFKTSYRDDSQTFPIRLDRWGYYAILAVAFGIIPFVINDYWANAVMVPFLIYAIAALGLNILTGYAGQVSLGTGGFMAVGAYAVYKLMTSFPDVNIVIHILLAGGITAAVGVLFGLPSLRIKGFYLAVATLAAQFFLVWLFNKVPWFYNYSASGQITAPTRTVFDQAVTGPAASAPAKYLICLVFAFVLAWVARNLTRGSLGRKWMAIRDMDIAAEIIGVNPLRAKLSAFAVSSFFVGVAGALLFAVYLGAAEVGEAFGINKSFLVLFMIIIGGLGSIFGSFAGAAFMVLMPVLLKNFLVGSMGWPTDLAAHIELMIVGALIVTFLIVEPHGLARLWRLAKDKLRLWPFPH
- a CDS encoding ABC transporter ATP-binding protein, whose translation is MFDAETRTETLLDVNNIEVIYNHVILVLKGVSLTVPKGGITALLGGNGAGKTTTLKAISNLLASERGEVTKGSITYRGEAITALDPAALVRRGVIQVMEGRHCFEHLTVEENLLTGAYTRRDGAAAIKRDLEMVYDYFPRLRERRKSQAGYTSGGEQQMTAMGRALMSRPQMILLDEPSMGLAPQLVEQIFQIVKAVNEGEGVTFLLAEQNTNVALRYAHQGYILENGRVVMEGPAAQLRENPDVKEFYLGMSDEGRKSFRDVRSYRRRKRWLA
- a CDS encoding phenylacetate--CoA ligase family protein, with translation MGYYDELETRDPGQREDALAQALPQALSRARTAPALARLLRDVDPASVTDRAALARLPVIRKAELSEAQRKSPPFGGFTTRLAAEFDHVFQSPGPIYEPGRRDGDWWRLGRFLHASGVGRGDIVQNCFGYHLTPAGMMFESGARAVDAAVLPAGTGQTELQVRAAVDIGTTCYAGTPDFLKVILDRADEMGEVLSFTKAVVGGGALFPSLRALYADRGIVTRQCYATADLGNIAYESEALEGMIVDEGVIVEIVRPGTGDPVPEGEVGEVLVTTLNPDYPLVRFATGDLSAVMAGTSPCGRTNMRIKGWMGRADQTTKIKGMFVRPEQVAALVARHGDVSRARVIADRQGEMDVMTVQLETAGQGGDYAASVMEVLKMRGDVQLVAPGSLPNDGKVIEDRRHYE
- a CDS encoding ABC transporter substrate-binding protein → MKLTLAALATTMMVASPALADLIVPNMSYRTGPYAANGIPYADGFADYFTLLNERDGGIGGQLVQVPECETAYNTEKGVECYESLRGQSPLVLNPLSTGITYQLIPRITQDGIPLYTPGYGRTSAKNGAVFEWVFNAPANYWDGASVAVKHILDQEGGDLSGKKIALVYHNSAYGKEPIRTLEELSQKHGFELSLLPVDAPGQEQKSQWLQIRRDRPDYVIMYAWGVMNQVAIQEAVNIRFPMDKFIGIWWSGSENDVRAAGAGADGYKALTFHGVGRDYPLYDDLQQYVYDAGKAAGAGDQAGSVLYSRGAYSALVIAEAIAKAQELAGTSEITPAQMRDGFEALEITAERMAELGLPDFGAPIALSCENHGGDGLARVQQWSASEASWSLITDFIEPDAEILDPLIAEDSANYAAEAGIQTRCE